A genomic segment from Anabas testudineus chromosome 6, fAnaTes1.2, whole genome shotgun sequence encodes:
- the LOC113166446 gene encoding annexin A2-like has translation MDFVSEYLGQITLNFGSDEPKFPTVVPVVDFDPDRDAARIETAIKTKGVDEQTIIDILTKRTYFQRREIAFAYEKRAKKDMISALKAALSGSLETVILGLMKSTTQYDASEIRDSIKGLGTDEETLIEILCSRSNDELVDIKKVYKELFKKDLEKDVAGDTSGNFAKLLLALVQTKRDEPSSIIDYEKIDSDARALYDAGVKIKGTDVPAWIAIMTQRSVPHLQKVFQRYKSYSPYDMQESIVKEVKGDLQKSFLVLVECFENKQLFFAKRLNEAMKGKGAKEKIVTRIIVSRCEVDLKKICSEYKANFGQSLQKTILEHTKGDYQKVLLGLCGAEE, from the exons ATGGATTTTGTTTCAGAGTATCTGGGACAGATTACGCTCAACTTTGGG aGTGATGAGCCCAAATTCCCCACTGTGGTACCTGTTGTGGACTTTGACCCTGACAGAGATGCTGCTAGAATCGAGACGGCTATCAAAACCAAAG GAGTGGATGAACAGACCATCATTGACATTCTAACAAAGCGAACCTATTTCCAGAGGAGAGAGATCGCATTTGCGTATGAAAAGAGGGCAAAGAAG gaCATGATTTCAGCCCTGAAGGCAGCTCTGTCTGGCTCTCTGGAAACTGTGATCCTGGGACTGATGAAGAGCACAACCCAGTATGATGCCTCAGAGATCAGAGACTCTATCAAG ggCTTAGGAACAGATGAAGAAACGCTGATTGAGATTTTGTGCTCACGCAGCAATGATGAGCTGGTAGATATTAAGAAAGTCTACAAGGAGT tattCAAGAAGGACTTGGAAAAAGACGTTGCAGGTGACACTTCTGGGAACTTTGCTAAGCTGCTGTTGGCTCTGGTTCAG ACCAAGAGAGACGAACCATCTTCTATTATCGACTATGAAAAGATAGATTCAGATGCCAGA GCACTGTACGACGCTGGAGTAAAGATAAAAGGAACTGATGTGCCGGCCTGGATCGCCATTATGACTCAGAGAAGTGTACCCCACCTGCAAAAAG TGTTCCAGAGGTACAAGAGCTACAGCCCCTATGACATGCAGGAAAGTATTGTGAAGGAAGTCAAAGGAGATTTGCAAAAGTCCTTCCTGGTTCTAG TTGAGTGCTTCGAAAACAAACAGTTGTTCTTTGCCAAGAGACTGAATGAAGCCATGAAG GGTAAAGGAGCAAAAGAGAAGATTGTGACCAGAATTATTGTGTCACGCTGCGAGGTGGATCTGAAGAAGATCTGCTCTGAATACAAGGCCAACTTTGGGCAGTCTTTGCAAAAAACTATTCTG GAACACACTAAGGGAGACTACCAGAAGGTTCTGCTAGGCCTGTGTGGAGCAGAGGAGTAA